The DNA sequence TTCCAGACACACTGGCCCTTCTGTCTGCTCCCCAAACAACCTGAGCTTGTTCTCAAGAGCCTCTGCGCTCGCTCTCCGCCCAGCCTTCAAATGGCTCCTGTCTTCGGGGctcagctcagatgtcacctccttggagaggcctggcctggtcaccctgtTTAAAGTAGGTTCCCCTCACGCTGTCATTGTCTCCATCactctgttttgtttccttcaaAGTCTTCATCACGGTCTGAAATGTCTCTTGTGTActgatgttttctctttattgtctgtctccctccgCTAGGACGGTAAGCTCCACAGTAATCGTCGGCTCAtatctgtgtggttttttttttttttttttcattaactccTGGATCAtaatagatattcaataaatgtttgatggaGAAAGGAACGAACGTGTTAGGTGTGTTAATGTACTGGTATTACCttattccagtggtcggcaaactgcggctcgagagccacatgcggctctttggccccttgagtgtggctcttccacaaaataccacggcctgggcgagtctattttgaagaagtggcactagaagaagtttaagtttaaaaaatttggctctccaaagaaattccaatcgttgtcctgttgatatttggctctgttgactaatgagtttgccgaccacttatTCGCTTAGAATACGTATGGGACTTACTATTATCAGTATTAGTAGATTGTCAGTATTATTAGAATTCCTACACCCACAGATTCTCAGAGAGTGGACGTCATTGGTCAAGGTCCCCCAGGCAGGAAATGATGGTCTTAACTTccactcccttctcccttccacatTTCCCACTTCCACATTTCCCATCCCCTGACCGCAGCCATGGCGCCAAGTCCACCGGCCCTCAGCCCCCTCCGCACTGCAGGAATCTGGGCTCCTCCCTCAGACTGCCACCCCTCTGAATGTCCAGTCCTAAGGCCCAGCCAGGAAAGCAGACATCcggtcccagctcccagctcccagctcccagctcccaggacaAGACCCAGAGCGGAGGCCTGAGAATcttgctgccccaccccagggcccctgctcctctcccctccctccaaggACTTCTCATCTCAACCCTGGGAGGGAGCCCCAAACGATCCGCATGTGGGGGCAGTGGGCGGGCTCAGAGAATGAAGAACCAGAGTGCCTGCGCCCTCCCTCTGGCTGCAGACCTCAGCTGGGTGCGGTGAGGGTGGGTATAAAAGGGCCAGTATATATTGAGAGGAGCAGAGGAAGAGAAACCaggagagtgaggagagagaggaggaaaaggtaTAGGCAAGTGAggacaggagagaaagagggagagggagaaagaaagaaagagagaaagggttCTAGGGTTGGAGGGGAGAAGGACGGAGAGAGCCAGAGgggagagcgagggagggaggaaggcggcgagggaggcgggggcccgagagggtggaaggagggaggcgAAGGGCGGGGCACCGAGGCCCAAGCGAGGGACAGACTCCAGCTCTGACTTTTTCCGCCGCTCGGGGTAAGTTTCCAGTCCGTTATCTGGACCGGGATTTCTTTATTTACTCGGGAGCGCTGCCGTTTGGGAAGGACACCCCCGTGGAAATACTTTTAGCTTCAGAAAGTGATCACTTAGCCCTTGGGGTGCAGAttcaggaaggggtggggcccagccaggTTTGGGGTGCGGGGGAGTTCCCAGCAGAGCCCTCCACCTGATAATGTCCTGCAATTTTTCCCCCACGGATGTCCACTCTCTCCTGGGGACCCCGAGAGAGGGACTTTGCATGAGAACACCCCAAGTCTGGGCAAcctccaggccccctccccttTCTGGACACTGAACGGTGGTGGGAGGCTGGTTCCTCCTTCTCACGCCTCTCTCCCCAAACACGGGTCCTGTCCATTTTACCAACAGGGTGCCCAGCAGGCATCCGTCTGGCAGCAGGGTGGGGTGGAGCCCTCGTGGGCacagccaggggctggggtttCCCTGGTTCTTGGAGGCTGGAGGGTGGGATGAGTCACCGATGATTCACCCggaacccctcctcccccgccccaggagaggggtggggtgagTCCAGGATGCCTGTCTCTGGGGGCAGCCCACAGCTTCTGAGGAGTCTGGAGGGGTTGCAACTTGAATGTTCATAGCCTGACCCAGGACGGGGCTCTGGGGACACGGAGGGAAGCGCATTGCTAGTTCCGATCATTCCTGGACTCCGGGGTCTATCCCTGGCCCTCTCCAGCCCCTGGGGAATCCGGGATTccgggctcccagcctcctcttcccTCACACCCCGGGGTCTGGAACCAGCCCCTCTCTCCACGAGGATTTGGGCATCtcatcccccccaccccgggccaaCCTCCTGAAACGACCATCTCCTGACGTCCCCTTCCCCAGGCTTCCACCGCAGCCATGTCGCTCCTCCTGCTGGTGGTCTCTGCCCTTcacatcctcatcctcatcctgcTTTTCGTGGCCACTTTGGACAAGGTAAGCCTGCTCGGAGCAGCCGCCCGCAGACGTCCGCCACACCCCTCCTCTAAGGGCACCCGCCCCCTTCCCCTCGCTTCTGCCTCTgatgcctcccccctcccccttcccctaaccccttcccctttcctaCTACACCCATGTTTTGCCCCAGTGCAGCCCCTTCTCGGCACCACACCCTTTCTCTAAGCCTTCCCACAGACCCCCTGACCTCTCCCACGTTCCTCTTCCTGCCCTTGTTTCTCTGCCCATCCCAGTCCTGGTGGACCCTCCCCGGGAAGGATTCCCTGAATCTCTGGCATGACTGCATATGGAACAGTGTCAACAAAACGTGGGCCTGCACTGATGTCAGCGAGAATGGTGAGGGGTATGGGGGACTGGTCTGCAAAGGGGAAGGGTAACCCCAAGTCGCTCCCCCCGGGGACCAAGTCTCAAACCCACCCAGGTTTGCGTGGGCAGGTCTGGCTCCCAATGCTGAGTGAGTGGGGCCCATGTAGGAGCCACCTGTCGCTATGGTAGGGAGCAGTGTGCTCATGTTCTAAAGAGGATACGCTccccctggctggtttggctcagtggatggagtgtcggcctgcggactgaagggtcccgggtttgattccagtcaagggcacatgcccaggttgtgggcttgatccccagtgcggggtgtgcaggaggcagccaatcaatgattctctcatcattgatgtttctatctctccctctcctttcctctctgaaatcaataaaaaaaatattaaaaaataaaaataaataaagaggataCGCTAAAAGCCCCCCTCCCTTATGATTCAGAAAGAGTGGGGGGCACACGCTACCAGTTTGAGAAATTGGGAGGGTGTTCCCAAGACTCCGAAAAGGCAGGATTATGTTTCCAAAGTTCTAAGGACATGGGACTGGTGTTCTGAATGGATGGCCGGGACCAATGTGTCCAAGTTACAAGAGGGCGGGGCTGGAACCACGCTGAGTTTTTAAAGAGGCGGGGCCGAATCCTTCCCAGAGGCTCTAACCCAGGGCGCAGTGGCGGCAGATGCACATGTGTTCTAAAGAGGGGCGCGTTGCATCTGTGGAAATCTCTAAGTCAGAAGAAGGTAAAAGATGAAATGAGTTTCCCCCAAGAGTGAAGCAAGAACTTCTGTTCTCTTGACTGAGGCCCAGGGTTGTACTGGAGGTAGCCAATGTgacaaggcaagaaaaagaaataaacggCAAAAAGATGGAAGTACACATGTTTCTGTTCCCAGTGGACGAGTTTCTGTAGAAAATCCTAAAGTCTCTGCAGAGCAGCTTCTGAAACTGATCGGGGGATTTAGCAAAGCTATAGGAATGGAAGCTGTTAGTGTGATATTCCTATGTACCCAAACCTGTATCTAGGCTCTaagttggggggaggaggggagggggttgttgGAGATGATGAGCAAGCAGGTGGAGCTGGACCTGGGCCTCCGTGACTCCCACCCCGTCTCCTCCTCACTGCAGGCTGGCTGAAGGCGGTACAGGTCCTCATGGTGCTCTCCCTCATCCTCTGCTGCCTGTCCTTCATCCTCTTCATGTTCCAGCTCTACACCATGCGGCGAGGGGGGCTCTTCTATGCCACTGGCTTCTGCCAGCTGTGCACCAGTAAGCACTGTTCCCTGGGAGCCGAAGGGAAGGGACGGGGCCAGCCAGGATGCTGGGGACCCTGAGAATGGACAGCTGGTACAAGGAAACAATTCTCAACAGCCCTAGGTCCGAGGGAGGCGCCTCCGTGgcacccctctgcccccagggacTGACAGTCTTCAGGGACTCCCTGGTGGTTTGTGTCGCTGAGTCATGGGGGAGCTGGCACTTGGGGCTTCAAGGAGCCAGGGCTGAGGAAGGTGCTGGGAAAATGACTGAAATCCCAGAGATGGAGGTGGGCCCAATCGGGAATAGGTGGCTAATGAATACCCCAGAACTCTGAGTCATCAGAGCGGTCTTGTCATTATAATGGCCGCCAGCTGCTGTTTCTGGTGGACCTACTGTGTATCCGACACTTCAGGGAGTTTTATGTACTTTTCcatgtttttttacttcaagtgCAAAGGGCTAAGTTAATCATAGCCCGCAGTATGGGGGACATTGTCTTCCTATGTTCCTGCAAAGCCCCTCTTGTTTTATTAATGCACTCTGTGCGCTTGGCTAGTAGACCCTCAAAAATAGTCCTTGAATGGGTGGATGAGTAGCTATTATCGACCCATTTTTATGGATAGGGGACCCAGAGATTGAAGTGCCCAAGGCCAGTCTGCAGTAGCCTGGTTACGCAGAGCTGGGGGGAGCAAACCACAACTCCCAGCAGGCAGCGGTGCTGCCCACTTGCCCTCCATGGGTTGCTGGGATATGCAGTCTTCTTGGTTCCTGTCTCCCCGCAGGCCTGACAGTGTTCACCGGGGCCCTGATCTATGCCATTCATGTGGAAGAGATCCTGGCGAAGTACCCGCAAGGGGGCAGCTTCGGTTACTGCTTCATCCTGGCCTGGGTGGCCTtccccctcgccctggccagtggcaTCATCTACATCCACCTTCGGAAGCGGGAGTGAGCGCTGCGCGTCGCCTTGCCCTTATGGCTCTGCCCACTCCCGGCCCCTTCGCCTCACCCGCCTCCAGAAAATAAACCGTTTAACCACCTGCCTTTGCTCCTTCCTTCcgtctgtccttccttcctcctccagggACACGGGCTGCTGATGTCTGCTCTCTCCGGACCCTGGGACAGCCCAGCCCCAGCAGTGCCGCCTTCAGAatgcccagctccaggcccccagGTCCCTCTAAACTCGGACACAGGAGCCCGAGGTCCCAAGGCCACGGGCCCTTCCATCTCGTTTCAGGATTCCTCTCGAGTGGAGCCTTCAGACACTGGTTTCCGGGGAAGAACAGGAGTCTGGGTCTCCAGTCCCCGCTTCCGTGTGCAAGGGGCTCTCTCACTCAACCGGGCAGGGCCTGTGTGTTGTTCTAGATGGCTGGTCTCTCTCTGGCCTTCCTCTGGGAAGACACGTTTCCATTTCCCTCTTAGAACGCAGTCTTTCCTCATTACAACCCAAcgcctcctcttccccctcatcCCCAAATGCCGCCTCTAGCCCGGACACCTTAGTAAAAATTAGATGGCACCCCTACAAACCACCCACTCATCCAGATAGTAGACAAGATTTATTCCTTTGGGAGAGGGAAATTGATAGACCAATAAATATCGCACAGGCCACCGGTGGAGGGAGGGTCCGAGCGAGGTAGTTTCTGTAGAAAGGGGAGGACAGGGCAGGCAAGGCACCTGAGGTTGCTGGGCCTGAACGGAATCGGTTCCTCCTGGCCCACCGCTCCTGCTGACACACGGCTCCCACCCCTCAGCCTGGGCGAGCTGATCCGCAGTGGACCCGGTGGCCTACCACATAAGCAGTGCGAGTGATAGAAAGATCGGGTTTCTTTCAGGAATTCTGATTGTTGCCGTGCAGCGACAACGGGCTGCCCCCAAACTGAGCGCGCCCAGAAGCCGTCACTGTCAGTGCGGCTCTCATTGGCTGCGGCTGCGGCTCCGCCTTGGTGAGCAGGATGGGCGTTTTGCCCAGAGCAGGCTAAGAAGACAATGATCGATAGCCTCGGGAGGGCACAGCCTAACGACCGCACCAGGTGGTCAGTAGGGTTAGCAGCTGTGATTGGCTGACTCCCTCCTCAGCCGAAACCACATTTCGTTGTttacagctggggggggggggggggggcggggaggggaagaggagtggGGGTTCAGAACCAAAAAACTTCCATCAGAAAGGCAGTTCATCTGAGGGGTGGGGATAGCAGTGCAGGCTGTCTTGAGTGGGGGCTCTGTTTTAAGGATAAAGTGTAACATTGGAAACTAGAGCTGCAAGGCTTCGGAGCTGTGATGAGCAGTTTgtcagggaggaggcggggcttaGTTCCTCACCAGGTggctgggcggggccgggcccagAGGCTTCCCGCCGGGTCGTCACtgctgggcggggcctgcgggggaAGTGTCTGTAGCCGCCGGGTCTAGTTTGGGGAAAACCGAAGGCGGGCACGTCCCCAAGCTCTCCGTCAGGGCTTGCAGGTGGCCCAGAGCCCGCGCTCCGTTGAAGGTCACGGCACAGCCTGTCTGGGTCAGGAGCCAATTCTCTACCTCCGTCTGGAGCCACTGGGAGGTCTCTGTAGGGGGAGAGGCAGTTGTGAGGTCAGGGGGACCtggaaggcctgggatggggcggggccaggaATAGGAAGGGCCTGGGTTTGGGAGCGGCTAGGAGGGGAGTGGGACGAGGCCTGCGAGGGGAGGCTCTGGACCTCATGTG is a window from the Eptesicus fuscus isolate TK198812 chromosome 21, DD_ASM_mEF_20220401, whole genome shotgun sequence genome containing:
- the EMP3 gene encoding epithelial membrane protein 3; the encoded protein is MSLLLLVVSALHILILILLFVATLDKSWWTLPGKDSLNLWHDCIWNSVNKTWACTDVSENGWLKAVQVLMVLSLILCCLSFILFMFQLYTMRRGGLFYATGFCQLCTSLTVFTGALIYAIHVEEILAKYPQGGSFGYCFILAWVAFPLALASGIIYIHLRKRE